One Candidatus Poribacteria bacterium genomic window, CGCTCCTTCGGACGATACCGGCGGAGCCGTGCGCTCGCATCGGAGACGGCGCGCTGACAAATGCCTGCCAGACGATCTTGCCAGATCGTCTGGCAGGCATCAACGCACAGTGAATCGTGCTGCTGGTGACGGGCGCGGCATGCCACGATCAGGTCCTGGTGGTTCCGATGTGCCGTCCCGGTTTGCGATAGCACGGGGTCGCGGAGAGTTCTGCCGTTCCAGGGCTGTTTCATGAACGGCCCGCCTGATCCCGAATCGGGTCCACCCAACGGGTCATTCCCGCGAGCCCCGCCTTCGCGGGGCCAGGAAGCGGGAATCCAGGACTCTGGGCTCCCGCTTTCGCGGGAGCGACGGAGCGGAAACGGTGGCTCCATGGACGGCTGGTGTCCCGTCGGAGCAGCGGGCGTTCGTCTGGACCCCGCCGTGCGGGGACCGAGGGCTTCATGAAACAGCCCTGCTGCCGTCCCGATTGCCTTGCTTCCATCCGGCAAGTGTGCTAGCCTTGAGACAGCCCGACGATGGACACCTAGCCACGGCGGATCGGGTGCGGTTGCACAGGATTTGACGTTCGATACGGCGACGGTTGTGTCAAGAGTGGGTTCCAGCCCGCTCTTTTGTTTTGTGGGGCACCGGCGTGGACCATGAGTCGGGTACGGATCATCGCCCCCAGGCGCTGTTGACGAGCATCTGCGAACCGATCCTGGCGGCGAACGGGTTTGAGCTGGTCGAAGCCATTTGGCAGATGAACCGTCGTCAGCCGTCCGTGCGGCTGCTGGTGCATCGCCCGGGCGGGATCACCATCGGGGAGTGCCAGAGGGTCCTCCGCATGTTGGAGCCGACCCTCCGCGTCGAAGGAATCCTAGACGACCGCACGGAGTTCGAAGTCGCCTCACCAGGCTTGGATCGACCACTGCACACGGCTTCGGATTTCCGGCGCGCCGAGGGGTACTGGGTTGCGATCCGCCGACGCGGTTCCACCGACCCGGCTCGCGAGGAGCGGCTCGTCGGCAGGCTCATGTCGGTGAACGGCGACGACATCCATCTGGCACTGGACTCGGGAGAGGACGTTACGGTGGCGATCGCGGAGGTGATCGAGGGGAAGTTCGACATCCGGTTCTAGCCGGGGCACGACCTTCGCGCGCCAGCCAGCGCATGACTGCCGCACGATCTTTCAGACGACGCAGGGAGCACGACGATGAACCAGAACCTCTTGACGAGTATGAAGCAGGTCTTGAGCCAGAAGCGTCTTCCCAAAGAGATCCTGGTCGAGGCGATCGAGGCTGCCCTGCTTCAGGCGGCGAAGCGGCGCTATGGCTCGGTGCAGTCGGTGAAAGTGGAGTTGAACGAGACGACCGGCGAGATCCAGGTCTTCGCACCCAAGCGTGTCGTCGAGATCATGCGGTCGTTCGCGACGGAAATCCCGATCGAGGAAGCGCTCAAGACGGAGCCTGAAGCGAAGATCGGCGACGTCATCGAGGTTCCCGTCGAGACGCGCGACTTCGGACGCATCGAAGCCCAACTCGCCCGGCAGATCCTGGTCCAGAAGATCAAGGACGCCGAGCGGATGAATATCTTCAACCTCTACAAGGACCGCGTCGAGGAGATCGTCAGCGGCGTCGTGCAGCAACAGGACTACCGGGACGTGATTCTGGAGATCGAGGGAGCCGAGGCGGTTCTGCCGTGGAACGAGCAGCTCCGCAACGAATCGTACGAGCGGGGCGACCGCATCCGCGCCCTCGTGATCGACGTCATGGACCCTGAAAACGCGGAGCACGCCACGCGACGATTCAAAGCCCCGGTCATCCTGTCGCGCGCCCATCCGGTTCTGCTGGTGCGGCTGTTCGAGCAGGAAGTGCCGGAGATCGTCGACGGTCTGGTCAACATCATGGCGATTGCGCGCGAGCCCGGCGAACGCTCTAAGATCGCCGTCGCGAGCACCGAGGACGGCATCGACGCCGTCGGGACGTGCGTCGGCGTTCGCGGGTCGCGGGTGCAGATGGTCGTGCGCGAACTCAGCGGCGAGCGGATCGACGTGCTCCCGTGGAGCCCGGATCCCGCCGAGTTCATCGCGAATGCGCTGGGTCAGACGAAGGTGAGCGAAGTGATCCTCGGCGAGGACGAAGGCGGCGAGCCGTTGGCGACCGTCGTCGTCCCGGAGGAGCAGCTATCCCTGGCGATCGGGCGTCGCGGGCAGAACGCCCGCCTGGCGAACCGACTGACCGGTTGGAAGATCGACATCGTCAGCGAGCGGGAAGTGAGTTCCGATCTGCGGTCGCGCATGGTCGCCGAGATCTTCAAGACGGATTCCGAGTCCGAGCCGGTCGAGGAAGT contains:
- the nusA gene encoding transcription termination/antitermination protein NusA yields the protein MNQNLLTSMKQVLSQKRLPKEILVEAIEAALLQAAKRRYGSVQSVKVELNETTGEIQVFAPKRVVEIMRSFATEIPIEEALKTEPEAKIGDVIEVPVETRDFGRIEAQLARQILVQKIKDAERMNIFNLYKDRVEEIVSGVVQQQDYRDVILEIEGAEAVLPWNEQLRNESYERGDRIRALVIDVMDPENAEHATRRFKAPVILSRAHPVLLVRLFEQEVPEIVDGLVNIMAIAREPGERSKIAVASTEDGIDAVGTCVGVRGSRVQMVVRELSGERIDVLPWSPDPAEFIANALGQTKVSEVILGEDEGGEPLATVVVPEEQLSLAIGRRGQNARLANRLTGWKIDIVSEREVSSDLRSRMVAEIFKTDSESEPVEEVPELPAAELPPERLVGVGPKVAATLREHGYANVGAIAEADVKELSVLPNLGAKTAEKLVASAKSLILAEQRAAAASES